Proteins encoded together in one Daphnia magna isolate NIES unplaced genomic scaffold, ASM2063170v1.1 Dm_contigs240, whole genome shotgun sequence window:
- the LOC116925210 gene encoding DNA damage-binding protein 1 isoform X2: protein MAHNYVVTAHKQTAVTSCVTGNFTSSNDLNLIVAKNYRLEIYLVTPEGLRPLKEVGIYGKIAVMKLYKSGNDKKDSLFILTARYNAMILECSGEGENMEIITRTQGNVADKIGKPSETGIIAIIDPDCRVIGLRLYDGLLKIIPLEKDSSEIKAYNIRIEELCIQDIAFLYGCANPTVVIIHQDAHGRHVKTREISLRDKEFAKTSWKQDNVETEASMLLPVPEPYGGALIIGQESITYHNGQNYVTIAPPIIKSTITCYGKVDPNGSRYLLGDLAGHLFMLVLEKEEKMDGTVTVRDIKIELLGEVSIPECLTYLDNGVVFIGSRFGDSQLVKLNVTPDENNSYVTVMETFTNLAPIVDMTIVDLDRQGQGQLVTCSGAYKEGSLRIIRNGIGIHEQASIDLPGIKGIWALKMGFSGNQSVDDSVVLSFVGQTRVLMLNGEEMEETEIPGLIADQQTFFCGNVGKDSVLQITTGSVRLISVNTKQKLSDWTPPDGKMLNVVACNHGQVLCAAGRDLYYLEMEDDTQVILKSHVTLDYEVACLDLTPISVTSQQNTSIAKAEVCAVGLWTDISARLLKLPTLEEFHKEPLGGEIIPRSILMALFEGTPYLLVALGDGSLFYFSMNPVTKLLGDRKKVTLGTQPTVLRPFRSQSTVNVFACSDRPTVIYSSNHKLVFSNVNLKEVAHMCPLNSEAYPDSLVLATDTAVTIGTIDEIQKLHIRTVPLGESPRRIAYQENTQTFGVITSRVDIVESSGLTPARQSASTQAQSVSSSSSLGSAIKAPVSTRDSCGSGGGAEIGQEIEVYNLLIVDQHSFAVLHAHQFMQNEYALSIVSTRLGDDVNPYYVVGTALVVPEESEPKQGRIVLFQWSDGKLTTVAEKEVKGACYSLVDFNAKILAAINNVVRLYEWTAEKELRLECSNFNHIIALYLKRKGDFILVGDLMRSITLLQYKTMEGSFEEMARDSNPNWMSAVEILDDDTFLGAENSFNLFVCQKDSAATTEEERQQLTEVGRFHLGDMVNVFRHGSLVMDHAAETLSTPTQGCVLFGTVHGAIGVVTQLPTEFYHFLSEVQTRMARVIKPVGKIEHSFWRSFATERKVEPCEGFIDGDLIESFLDLSSDKMKEVANGLQMDDGSGMKREATVEDIIKLIEDLTRIH, encoded by the exons ATGGCTCACAATTATGTGGTTACTGCGCATAAACAAACAGCAGTCACTTCTTGTGTTACTG GAAACTTCACGTCGTCTAATGATCTGAACCTTATTGTGGCCAAAAATTACCGCCTTGAGATATATTTGGTTACCCCAGAAGGTCTCAGACCTCTAAAAGAAGTTGGCATCTATGGGAAAATTGCTGTTATGAAACTTTATAAATCTGGG AATGACAAAAAAGATTCCCTGTTTATTTTAACTGCTCGATATAATGCCATGATTTTGGAATGTTCTGGGGAAGGAGAAAACATGGAAATTATCACAAGAACACAAGGAAATGTAGCAGATAAAATTGGAAAACCATCTGAAACTGGTATAATTGCAATCATAGATCCTGATTGTAGGGTGATTGGCCTTCGTCTTTATGATGGCTTGTTAAAAATAATTCCCTTGGAAAAAGATAGCAGTGAAATTAAAGCCTACAATATTag GATTGAGGAACTTTGCATACAAGACATAGCTTTCTTATATGGGTGTGCAAATCCAACTGTGGTTATTATTCACCAGGACGCTCATGGTAGACACGTCAAGACACGAGAGATATCTTTGCGAGACAAGGAGTTTGCCAAG ACCTCCTGGAAGCAAGATAACGTCGAAACCGAAGCCTCAATGTTGTTGCCAGTCCCTGAACCTTACGGAGGGGCTTTGATTATTGGTCAGGAATCAATAACCTATCATAACGGACAAAATTACGTTACCATCGCACCACCAATTATTAAA AGTACCATCACCTGCTATGGTAAAGTTGATCCTAATGGATCACGATACTTATTGGGAGATTTAGCCGGGCATCTCTTCATGCTGGTATTGGAAAAAGAGGAGAAGATGGATGGAACGGTTACAGTACGTGACATTAAAATTGAACTTCTTGGAGAAGTTTCAATTCCCGAATGTTTAACCTATCTTGACAATGGGGTTGTTTTCATCGGTTCCCGGTTTGGAGATTCTCAGTTAGTCAAATTAAACGTCACTCCCGATGAAAACAATTCCTATGTTACGGTGATGGAAACATTCACCAATCTGGCGCCTATCGTAGATATGACAATCGTCGATCTTGATCGACAGGGACAAGGCCAACTTGTAACGTGCTCAG GTGCTTACAAGGAAGGTTCATTGCGTATTATACGCAATGGAATTGGGATTCACGAGCAAGCAAGTATCGATTTGCCTGGTATTAAGGGAATATGGGCCCTGAAAATGGGTTTTTCTGGAAACCAATCAGTAGATGACAGCGTCGTCTTATCTTTTGTGGGACAAACAAG GGTTTTGATGTTAAATGGAGAAGAGATGGAAGAAACCGAGATTCCTGGTCTCATTGCTGATCAACAAACGTTCTTCTGCggcaatgttggaaaagattCCGTATTGCAAATCACTACCGGTAGCGTGAGACTAATATCTGTGAACACGAAACAGAAGCTAAG TGATTGGACACCTCCCGACGGAAAAATGCTCAATGTCGTAGCTTGTAATCATGGGCAGGTGCTATGTGCTGCCGGTCGTGATCTTTACTATTTGGAAATGGAAGATGACACTCAAGTCATTCTTAAAAG TCACGTAACTCTGGACTACGAAGTGGCTTGTTTAGACTTAACTCCCATTTCGGTAACTTCTCAGCAAAACACTTCTATCGCAAAAGCTGAGGTGTGTGCTGTCGGTCTGTGGACAGACATTTCTGCGAGACTTCTAAAGCTGCCTACATTAGAAGAGTTTCACAAAGAGCCACTTGGAGGAG AGATTATTCCGCGATCTATTTTGATGGCTCTATTTGAGGGTACACCCTATCTGCTTGTTGCACTGGGTGACGGCTCCCTTTTTTACTTCAGTATGAATCCAGTCACCAAGTTACTTGGTGACCGTAAAAAG GTAACCTTGGGAACTCAGCCGACCGTCCTTCGGCCGTTTCGGTCTCAATCCACCGTCAATGTTTTTGCATGCTCAGACCGACCTACGGTTATCTATTCTTCCAATCATAAATTGGTTTTCAGTAACGTCAACCTTAAAGAGGTTGCACATATGTGCCCGCTAAATTCGGAAGCGTATCCAGATAGCTTAGTGCTGGCGACGGACACTGCGGTTACCATAGGAACGATCGATGAAATCCAAAAATTACACATCAGGACGGTACCGCTTGGTGAATCCCCTCGTCGAATAGCATACCAGGAAAATACACAG ACTTTCGGAGTGATTACGTCTCGGGTCGACATTGTTGAATCCTCTGGTTTGACGCCTGCCCGTCAGTCTGCTTCTACTCAGGCACAATCTGTATCCTCATCCAGCTCACTTGGTTCGGCGATCAAAGCACCTGTCAGTACGAGGGACTCTTGTGGAAGTGGTGGTGGAGCCGAAATTGGTCAGGAGATTGAAGTATACAATTTGCTGATTGTCGATCAACACTCCTTCGCGg TCCTTCACGCGCATCAGTTCATGCAGAATGAATATGCTCTGAGCATTGTGTCTACGCGATTAGGAGATGATGTCAACCCGTATTACGTGGTCGGAACAGCATTGGTGGTACCTGAAGAGTCTGAGCCCAAACAAGGTCGCATTGTCCTATTTCAGTGGTCCGACGGGAAGTTGACTACTGTTGCAGAAAAAGAGGTGAAGGGCGCGTGCTATTCATTAGTAGATTTCAACGCAAAAATACTGGCTGCCATCAACAATGTC GTTCGGCTATATGAGTGGACGGCAGAGAAAGAATTGAGATTAGAGTGCAGCAATTTCAATCACATTATAGCCCTATATCTCAAACGGAAGGGTGACTTCATCTTGGTCGGTGATCTAATGAGGTCCATTACTCTATTGCAATATAAAACTATGGAAGGAAGCTTTGAGGAG ATGGCAAGAGATAGTAATCCGAATTGGATGTCAGCTGTCGAAATTTTGGATGATGACACGTTCCTTGGCGCCGAGAATTCTTTTAACCTTTTTGTTTGTCAGAAAGACAG TGCGGCCACAACAGAGGAAGAGAGGCAACAACTTACTGAGGTTGGTCGCTTTCATCTCGGCGACATGGTTAATGTTTTCCGACACGGATCTTTGGTTATGGACCATGCTGCTGAAACGCTAAGTACTCCTACGCAAGGCTGCGTCTTATTTGGAACAGTCCATGGAGCTATAG GCGTGGTTACGCAATTACCAACCGAATTTTATCACTTCCTGTCTGAGGTACAAACTCGCATGGCCCGTGTCATTAAACCCGTGGGGAAAATTGAACATAGCTTCTGGAGAAGTTTCGCCACCGAGCGCAAAGTTGAACCGTGCGAGGGCTTTATTGATGGGGATTTAATTGAATCTTTTTTAGATTTGTCAAGTGACAAGATGAAGGAAGTTGCTAATGGATTACAG ATGGACGACGGAAGTGGAATGAAAAGGGAAGCGACAGTAGAAGATATAATTAAACTGATAGAGGATTTAACTCGAATTCATTAA
- the LOC123466272 gene encoding serine/threonine-protein kinase dyf-5-like isoform X2, with the protein MKENLYQLVKERYERGEKSLPEPALKEIVIQILQGLAYMHKHGFFHRDLKPENVLCNGTEMVKLGDFGLAREIRSRPPFTDYVSTRWYRAPEVLLHSTNYNSAIDMWAVGCMIPELYTFRPLFPGSSEIDQLFKVCALLGTPTESQWPDGYQLATKMHFKFPQFNNSSLNQLLVQASPEAVKLVNLLLQWNPARRPSAQQALNHSFFTRTSHNSSVMSSGNKTWLGNTGRVLSTSTTTSVKFLGPNRSSHQPIQQQHSAIHLKLTSDARLSARQVVQSEPARPKPQWSDGEDGVNKKKDVNADDDDGFEDIFQGLSLVSDVNSFVQHAPQQVARVYNSHSSNPMKLKYANGPMLAVSYTSPATVTSAPAVVSATSRMSVPSSGAVTEQRRILVSGRTDWAAKYLKTSTKYSK; encoded by the exons ATGAAGGAAAACCTTTACCAGCTTGTTAAGGAACGCTATGAACGAGG AGAAAAGTCATTACCGGAACCTGCACTGAAGGAGATCGTGATCCAAATTCTACAGGGCCTTGCCTACATGCACAAGCATGGCTTCTTCCACCGTGATCTGAAGCCGGAGAACGTGCTCTGCAACGGGACAGAAATGGTCAAGCTTGGCGATTTCGGTTTGGCCAGGGAGATCCGGTCACGACCGCCTTTTACCGACTACGTGTCCACCCGATG GTATCGAGCTCCAGAGGTCTTGCTCCACTCGACAAACTACAACAGTGCCATCGATATGTGGGCCGTTGGCTGCATGATTCCTGAACTGTACACCTTCCGGCCGCTTTTTCCCGGCTCCAGTGAAATCGACCAGCTCTTCAAAGTCTGCGCTTTGCTAGGAACACCTACAGAG AGTCAATGGCCTGATGGCTATCAGCTAGCGACCAAGATGCATTTCAAATTCCCGCAGTTCAACAACTCATCGCTCAACCAGCTGCTGGTACAAGCTAGTCCTGAGGCCGTCAAACTTGTCAATTTACTGCTCCAGTGGAATCCGGCAAGAAGGCCGTCAGCTCAACAGGCTCTCAA CCATTCATTTTTCACACGGACAAGTCACAATTCGTCGGTCATGTCGTCAGGCAACAAAACCTGGTTGGGTAATACAGGTCGGGTCTTATCGACGTCGACGACAACATCGGTCAAGTTTTTGGGACCAAATCGTTCAAGCCACCAGCCTATACAGCAGCAACATTCGGCTATCCATTTGAAATTGACATCCGACGCCAGACTGTCTGCGAGGCAAGTGGTACAATCAGAACCTGCCCGTCCCAAGCCCCAATGGTCGGACGGCGAAGATGGAGtcaacaagaagaaagacGTCAATGCAGATGACGATGACGGTTTCGAAGATATTTTTCA GGGATTATCTTTAGTCAGTGACGTGAATTCTTTCGTCCAGCATGCGCCACAGCAAGTGGCCAGGGTATACAATAGCCACAGTTCAAACCCGATGAAATTGAAATATGCCAACGGGCCGATGTTGGCCGTCAGTTATACGAGCCCCGCCACAGTTACGAGCGCTCCGGCCGTTGTATCAGCCACATCGAGAATGTCCGTCCCATCATCGGGAGCTGTAACAGAACAGAGACGAATCCTCGTCAGCGGGCGGACAGACTGGGCTGCCAAATACCTGAAAACCAGCACCAAGTATTCGAAATGA
- the LOC123467837 gene encoding uncharacterized protein LOC123467837 yields MVQKLLKTNLVSDLTSFQEQHVVSVKTVNAIFVAPKPKYEYIQVRLQGIVRLLAQILCLSQHYGTIMIQKMQLGHFISIVVISMSFVSRIWALSLHTMYFLIKLFSSISSISHAEGLIPNSTVNFLSEGYIIPLSLEDWLKSDDTLIDIHPLLKKRQERVRTSKKPNIWQSIKIEDDEREYLFQLKELVDTASLSGTEENNDDLQESKVEVLVLDKLKSMNNADIGELLTREPTLPVAKSRKRKLTKKNKGNKFGN; encoded by the exons ATGGTTCAAAAACTTCTTAAAACAAATCTTGTGTCAGATCTCACTAGTTTTCAGGAGCAACATGTTGTCAGCGTGAAAACTGTGAATGCAATATTTGTTGCACCAAAACCCAAATACGAATATATTCAAGTGAGGCTGCAGGGCATTGTCAGATTACTGGCTCAGATCCTATGTCTCAGCCAGCACTATGGTACAATAATGATCCAAAAGATGCAGCTAGGGCATTTTATAAGTATAGTGGTCATTTCCATGTCTTTTGTTTCAAGAATTTG GGCATTATCACTGCATACAATGTACTTCTTAATTAAATTGTTCAGCAGCATCAGTAGTATTAGTCATGCTGAAGGATTGATACCCAATAGTACTGTAAACTTCTTGTCAGAAGGATATATTATTCCTCTGAGCTTGGAAGATTGGTTAAAATCAGATGACACTCTCATAGACATACATCCATT GctgaaaaaaagacaagaaaggGTGAGGACTTCTAAGAAGCCTAATATCTGGCAGTCAATAAAGATTGAAGATGATGAAAGAGAATACTTATTCCAACTAAAAGAACTCGTTGATACTGCTAGCCTTTCGGGAACGGAAGAAAATAACGATGACTTGCAGGAATCGAAAGTAGAAGTTCTCGTTTTGGATAAATTGAAATCCATGAATAATGCTGATATTGGAG AATTATTGACGCGTGAACCAACTCTGCCGGTTGCAAAAAGTAGGAAGAGGAAGCTAaccaagaaaaataaaggaaataaatTTGGAAACTGA
- the LOC123466272 gene encoding serine/threonine-protein kinase ICK-like isoform X1, translated as MNRYRILGRIGDGAYGSVVLAIKLDSGEKVAIKKMKRKCHSWEEAMNLREVKSLKKLSHQNVVKLKEVIRENETLFFVFEHMKENLYQLVKERYERGEKSLPEPALKEIVIQILQGLAYMHKHGFFHRDLKPENVLCNGTEMVKLGDFGLAREIRSRPPFTDYVSTRWYRAPEVLLHSTNYNSAIDMWAVGCMIPELYTFRPLFPGSSEIDQLFKVCALLGTPTESQWPDGYQLATKMHFKFPQFNNSSLNQLLVQASPEAVKLVNLLLQWNPARRPSAQQALNHSFFTRTSHNSSVMSSGNKTWLGNTGRVLSTSTTTSVKFLGPNRSSHQPIQQQHSAIHLKLTSDARLSARQVVQSEPARPKPQWSDGEDGVNKKKDVNADDDDGFEDIFQGLSLVSDVNSFVQHAPQQVARVYNSHSSNPMKLKYANGPMLAVSYTSPATVTSAPAVVSATSRMSVPSSGAVTEQRRILVSGRTDWAAKYLKTSTKYSK; from the exons ATGAACAGGTATCGAATTCTGGGAAGGATCGGAGATGGAGCTTACGGATCAGTCGTTTTGGCCATCAAACTGGATTCCGGCGAGAAAGTGGCCATTAAAAA AATGAAGCGAAAGTGCCATTCGTGGGAGGAGGCGATGAACCTTCGTGAAGTCAAG TCCCTGAAAAAACTGAGTCACCAGAATGTGGTAAAACTCAAAGAAGTGATCCGGGAGAATGAGACTCTCTTTTTCGTGTTTGAGCACATGAAGGAAAACCTTTACCAGCTTGTTAAGGAACGCTATGAACGAGG AGAAAAGTCATTACCGGAACCTGCACTGAAGGAGATCGTGATCCAAATTCTACAGGGCCTTGCCTACATGCACAAGCATGGCTTCTTCCACCGTGATCTGAAGCCGGAGAACGTGCTCTGCAACGGGACAGAAATGGTCAAGCTTGGCGATTTCGGTTTGGCCAGGGAGATCCGGTCACGACCGCCTTTTACCGACTACGTGTCCACCCGATG GTATCGAGCTCCAGAGGTCTTGCTCCACTCGACAAACTACAACAGTGCCATCGATATGTGGGCCGTTGGCTGCATGATTCCTGAACTGTACACCTTCCGGCCGCTTTTTCCCGGCTCCAGTGAAATCGACCAGCTCTTCAAAGTCTGCGCTTTGCTAGGAACACCTACAGAG AGTCAATGGCCTGATGGCTATCAGCTAGCGACCAAGATGCATTTCAAATTCCCGCAGTTCAACAACTCATCGCTCAACCAGCTGCTGGTACAAGCTAGTCCTGAGGCCGTCAAACTTGTCAATTTACTGCTCCAGTGGAATCCGGCAAGAAGGCCGTCAGCTCAACAGGCTCTCAA CCATTCATTTTTCACACGGACAAGTCACAATTCGTCGGTCATGTCGTCAGGCAACAAAACCTGGTTGGGTAATACAGGTCGGGTCTTATCGACGTCGACGACAACATCGGTCAAGTTTTTGGGACCAAATCGTTCAAGCCACCAGCCTATACAGCAGCAACATTCGGCTATCCATTTGAAATTGACATCCGACGCCAGACTGTCTGCGAGGCAAGTGGTACAATCAGAACCTGCCCGTCCCAAGCCCCAATGGTCGGACGGCGAAGATGGAGtcaacaagaagaaagacGTCAATGCAGATGACGATGACGGTTTCGAAGATATTTTTCA GGGATTATCTTTAGTCAGTGACGTGAATTCTTTCGTCCAGCATGCGCCACAGCAAGTGGCCAGGGTATACAATAGCCACAGTTCAAACCCGATGAAATTGAAATATGCCAACGGGCCGATGTTGGCCGTCAGTTATACGAGCCCCGCCACAGTTACGAGCGCTCCGGCCGTTGTATCAGCCACATCGAGAATGTCCGTCCCATCATCGGGAGCTGTAACAGAACAGAGACGAATCCTCGTCAGCGGGCGGACAGACTGGGCTGCCAAATACCTGAAAACCAGCACCAAGTATTCGAAATGA
- the LOC116925210 gene encoding DNA damage-binding protein 1 isoform X1, with amino-acid sequence MAHNYVVTAHKQTAVTSCVTGNFTSSNDLNLIVAKNYRLEIYLVTPEGLRPLKEVGIYGKIAVMKLYKSGNDKKDSLFILTARYNAMILECSGEGENMEIITRTQGNVADKIGKPSETGIIAIIDPDCRVIGLRLYDGLLKIIPLEKDSSEIKAYNIRIEELCIQDIAFLYGCANPTVVIIHQDAHGRHVKTREISLRDKEFAKTSWKQDNVETEASMLLPVPEPYGGALIIGQESITYHNGQNYVTIAPPIIKQSTITCYGKVDPNGSRYLLGDLAGHLFMLVLEKEEKMDGTVTVRDIKIELLGEVSIPECLTYLDNGVVFIGSRFGDSQLVKLNVTPDENNSYVTVMETFTNLAPIVDMTIVDLDRQGQGQLVTCSGAYKEGSLRIIRNGIGIHEQASIDLPGIKGIWALKMGFSGNQSVDDSVVLSFVGQTRVLMLNGEEMEETEIPGLIADQQTFFCGNVGKDSVLQITTGSVRLISVNTKQKLSDWTPPDGKMLNVVACNHGQVLCAAGRDLYYLEMEDDTQVILKSHVTLDYEVACLDLTPISVTSQQNTSIAKAEVCAVGLWTDISARLLKLPTLEEFHKEPLGGEIIPRSILMALFEGTPYLLVALGDGSLFYFSMNPVTKLLGDRKKVTLGTQPTVLRPFRSQSTVNVFACSDRPTVIYSSNHKLVFSNVNLKEVAHMCPLNSEAYPDSLVLATDTAVTIGTIDEIQKLHIRTVPLGESPRRIAYQENTQTFGVITSRVDIVESSGLTPARQSASTQAQSVSSSSSLGSAIKAPVSTRDSCGSGGGAEIGQEIEVYNLLIVDQHSFAVLHAHQFMQNEYALSIVSTRLGDDVNPYYVVGTALVVPEESEPKQGRIVLFQWSDGKLTTVAEKEVKGACYSLVDFNAKILAAINNVVRLYEWTAEKELRLECSNFNHIIALYLKRKGDFILVGDLMRSITLLQYKTMEGSFEEMARDSNPNWMSAVEILDDDTFLGAENSFNLFVCQKDSAATTEEERQQLTEVGRFHLGDMVNVFRHGSLVMDHAAETLSTPTQGCVLFGTVHGAIGVVTQLPTEFYHFLSEVQTRMARVIKPVGKIEHSFWRSFATERKVEPCEGFIDGDLIESFLDLSSDKMKEVANGLQMDDGSGMKREATVEDIIKLIEDLTRIH; translated from the exons ATGGCTCACAATTATGTGGTTACTGCGCATAAACAAACAGCAGTCACTTCTTGTGTTACTG GAAACTTCACGTCGTCTAATGATCTGAACCTTATTGTGGCCAAAAATTACCGCCTTGAGATATATTTGGTTACCCCAGAAGGTCTCAGACCTCTAAAAGAAGTTGGCATCTATGGGAAAATTGCTGTTATGAAACTTTATAAATCTGGG AATGACAAAAAAGATTCCCTGTTTATTTTAACTGCTCGATATAATGCCATGATTTTGGAATGTTCTGGGGAAGGAGAAAACATGGAAATTATCACAAGAACACAAGGAAATGTAGCAGATAAAATTGGAAAACCATCTGAAACTGGTATAATTGCAATCATAGATCCTGATTGTAGGGTGATTGGCCTTCGTCTTTATGATGGCTTGTTAAAAATAATTCCCTTGGAAAAAGATAGCAGTGAAATTAAAGCCTACAATATTag GATTGAGGAACTTTGCATACAAGACATAGCTTTCTTATATGGGTGTGCAAATCCAACTGTGGTTATTATTCACCAGGACGCTCATGGTAGACACGTCAAGACACGAGAGATATCTTTGCGAGACAAGGAGTTTGCCAAG ACCTCCTGGAAGCAAGATAACGTCGAAACCGAAGCCTCAATGTTGTTGCCAGTCCCTGAACCTTACGGAGGGGCTTTGATTATTGGTCAGGAATCAATAACCTATCATAACGGACAAAATTACGTTACCATCGCACCACCAATTATTAAA CAGAGTACCATCACCTGCTATGGTAAAGTTGATCCTAATGGATCACGATACTTATTGGGAGATTTAGCCGGGCATCTCTTCATGCTGGTATTGGAAAAAGAGGAGAAGATGGATGGAACGGTTACAGTACGTGACATTAAAATTGAACTTCTTGGAGAAGTTTCAATTCCCGAATGTTTAACCTATCTTGACAATGGGGTTGTTTTCATCGGTTCCCGGTTTGGAGATTCTCAGTTAGTCAAATTAAACGTCACTCCCGATGAAAACAATTCCTATGTTACGGTGATGGAAACATTCACCAATCTGGCGCCTATCGTAGATATGACAATCGTCGATCTTGATCGACAGGGACAAGGCCAACTTGTAACGTGCTCAG GTGCTTACAAGGAAGGTTCATTGCGTATTATACGCAATGGAATTGGGATTCACGAGCAAGCAAGTATCGATTTGCCTGGTATTAAGGGAATATGGGCCCTGAAAATGGGTTTTTCTGGAAACCAATCAGTAGATGACAGCGTCGTCTTATCTTTTGTGGGACAAACAAG GGTTTTGATGTTAAATGGAGAAGAGATGGAAGAAACCGAGATTCCTGGTCTCATTGCTGATCAACAAACGTTCTTCTGCggcaatgttggaaaagattCCGTATTGCAAATCACTACCGGTAGCGTGAGACTAATATCTGTGAACACGAAACAGAAGCTAAG TGATTGGACACCTCCCGACGGAAAAATGCTCAATGTCGTAGCTTGTAATCATGGGCAGGTGCTATGTGCTGCCGGTCGTGATCTTTACTATTTGGAAATGGAAGATGACACTCAAGTCATTCTTAAAAG TCACGTAACTCTGGACTACGAAGTGGCTTGTTTAGACTTAACTCCCATTTCGGTAACTTCTCAGCAAAACACTTCTATCGCAAAAGCTGAGGTGTGTGCTGTCGGTCTGTGGACAGACATTTCTGCGAGACTTCTAAAGCTGCCTACATTAGAAGAGTTTCACAAAGAGCCACTTGGAGGAG AGATTATTCCGCGATCTATTTTGATGGCTCTATTTGAGGGTACACCCTATCTGCTTGTTGCACTGGGTGACGGCTCCCTTTTTTACTTCAGTATGAATCCAGTCACCAAGTTACTTGGTGACCGTAAAAAG GTAACCTTGGGAACTCAGCCGACCGTCCTTCGGCCGTTTCGGTCTCAATCCACCGTCAATGTTTTTGCATGCTCAGACCGACCTACGGTTATCTATTCTTCCAATCATAAATTGGTTTTCAGTAACGTCAACCTTAAAGAGGTTGCACATATGTGCCCGCTAAATTCGGAAGCGTATCCAGATAGCTTAGTGCTGGCGACGGACACTGCGGTTACCATAGGAACGATCGATGAAATCCAAAAATTACACATCAGGACGGTACCGCTTGGTGAATCCCCTCGTCGAATAGCATACCAGGAAAATACACAG ACTTTCGGAGTGATTACGTCTCGGGTCGACATTGTTGAATCCTCTGGTTTGACGCCTGCCCGTCAGTCTGCTTCTACTCAGGCACAATCTGTATCCTCATCCAGCTCACTTGGTTCGGCGATCAAAGCACCTGTCAGTACGAGGGACTCTTGTGGAAGTGGTGGTGGAGCCGAAATTGGTCAGGAGATTGAAGTATACAATTTGCTGATTGTCGATCAACACTCCTTCGCGg TCCTTCACGCGCATCAGTTCATGCAGAATGAATATGCTCTGAGCATTGTGTCTACGCGATTAGGAGATGATGTCAACCCGTATTACGTGGTCGGAACAGCATTGGTGGTACCTGAAGAGTCTGAGCCCAAACAAGGTCGCATTGTCCTATTTCAGTGGTCCGACGGGAAGTTGACTACTGTTGCAGAAAAAGAGGTGAAGGGCGCGTGCTATTCATTAGTAGATTTCAACGCAAAAATACTGGCTGCCATCAACAATGTC GTTCGGCTATATGAGTGGACGGCAGAGAAAGAATTGAGATTAGAGTGCAGCAATTTCAATCACATTATAGCCCTATATCTCAAACGGAAGGGTGACTTCATCTTGGTCGGTGATCTAATGAGGTCCATTACTCTATTGCAATATAAAACTATGGAAGGAAGCTTTGAGGAG ATGGCAAGAGATAGTAATCCGAATTGGATGTCAGCTGTCGAAATTTTGGATGATGACACGTTCCTTGGCGCCGAGAATTCTTTTAACCTTTTTGTTTGTCAGAAAGACAG TGCGGCCACAACAGAGGAAGAGAGGCAACAACTTACTGAGGTTGGTCGCTTTCATCTCGGCGACATGGTTAATGTTTTCCGACACGGATCTTTGGTTATGGACCATGCTGCTGAAACGCTAAGTACTCCTACGCAAGGCTGCGTCTTATTTGGAACAGTCCATGGAGCTATAG GCGTGGTTACGCAATTACCAACCGAATTTTATCACTTCCTGTCTGAGGTACAAACTCGCATGGCCCGTGTCATTAAACCCGTGGGGAAAATTGAACATAGCTTCTGGAGAAGTTTCGCCACCGAGCGCAAAGTTGAACCGTGCGAGGGCTTTATTGATGGGGATTTAATTGAATCTTTTTTAGATTTGTCAAGTGACAAGATGAAGGAAGTTGCTAATGGATTACAG ATGGACGACGGAAGTGGAATGAAAAGGGAAGCGACAGTAGAAGATATAATTAAACTGATAGAGGATTTAACTCGAATTCATTAA